A single window of Terriglobia bacterium DNA harbors:
- a CDS encoding metal ABC transporter ATP-binding protein gives MNPTNPIIELDHVNVAFQDLLALDDVSLTVPAGSFLAIIGPNGAGKTTLLQVILGLVHPVSGRVRVFGKSPAALEGERRRIGYVPQIMSVDLNFPVNVGEVVLMGRYGRMGLFRRPSARDRAAAMEAMNRVGIADLADRPIRRLSGGQRQRAFLARALANEPDLLLLDEPTTGVDVASSEGLYELLKALHAGGITMLVVSHDVGVVASYVEGVVCINRRLVAHGRPAEVLGSDELSTMYGCDAMFFHHGRVPHLVVEKER, from the coding sequence ATGAACCCAACCAATCCGATCATTGAGCTGGACCATGTCAATGTCGCGTTCCAGGATCTCCTGGCGCTCGACGACGTGAGCCTCACTGTGCCTGCCGGCAGCTTTCTGGCCATCATAGGCCCGAACGGCGCGGGCAAAACCACCCTGCTGCAGGTTATTCTCGGCCTGGTTCACCCGGTGAGCGGGAGGGTCCGGGTGTTCGGGAAGAGCCCGGCAGCTCTCGAAGGCGAACGGCGCCGGATCGGCTATGTGCCGCAGATCATGTCTGTAGACTTGAACTTCCCGGTAAACGTGGGGGAAGTCGTACTCATGGGCCGGTATGGCCGCATGGGCCTGTTCCGCCGCCCTTCCGCAAGGGACCGTGCCGCCGCGATGGAAGCCATGAATCGCGTGGGAATCGCCGACCTGGCCGATCGTCCCATCAGGCGCCTCTCAGGCGGGCAGAGGCAGCGCGCTTTCCTGGCGCGCGCCCTTGCCAACGAGCCGGATCTGCTGCTGCTGGACGAACCGACGACGGGCGTGGATGTGGCGTCGAGCGAAGGCCTCTATGAGCTTCTGAAGGCGCTGCACGCCGGCGGCATTACCATGCTGGTCGTTTCCCATGATGTCGGCGTAGTCGCTTCCTATGTGGAAGGCGTCGTCTGCATCAACCGGCGTCTGGTCGCACACGGGCGCCCCGCTGAAGTGCTGGGCTCGGACGAACTCTCGACCATGTACGGGTGCGACGCGATGTTTTTCCATCACGGGCGTGTGCCTCATCTGGTAGTGGAAAAAGAACGATGA
- a CDS encoding glycosyltransferase → MFSWESLHSIAVGGIAAHVTELAAALQRQGHDVHIFARLGYGGNSVHRIDGVWYHFEWARWMGRNGRAAAETTFTWDKIADLTLSCYQS, encoded by the coding sequence ATGTTTTCGTGGGAATCCCTTCATTCAATCGCGGTGGGGGGCATCGCCGCGCATGTCACTGAGTTGGCCGCCGCGCTCCAGCGGCAAGGACATGACGTTCACATTTTTGCAAGGCTCGGCTATGGCGGGAACAGCGTCCACCGGATTGACGGCGTCTGGTACCATTTTGAATGGGCCCGATGGATGGGGCGGAACGGCCGGGCAGCCGCGGAGACCACCTTCACCTGGGACAAGATTGCCGATCTGACGCTGAGCTGTTACCAGTCGTAG
- a CDS encoding metal ABC transporter permease: MMELLGYHYMQRALFAGTLIGIVCAIIGTYVVLKGLSFIGAGIAHASFGGVALGFFLKLNPVLTAVIFCLGTAWGIGLVARKGRVKEDTAVGIFFASTMALGILLIGLMHGYNVDLFGYLFGSILAVSRDDVWIILGLSGVVLGLVLLFFKELLFVTFDAEMAAVTGVPAARIYFLLISLIALTVVLSIKVVGIVLVSALMVTPAAAAYQLTENFRRMMVLAIAIGVGSTLGGLLLSDKLNTASGATIVLLATLIFFVAALVSPRRWRRHYVIQEDTSSLPAAQTGSDRKRTSPLGKQV; the protein is encoded by the coding sequence ATGATGGAGTTACTCGGCTACCATTACATGCAGCGCGCTCTGTTTGCCGGCACTCTGATCGGCATCGTGTGCGCCATCATCGGCACTTACGTCGTTCTGAAGGGGCTTTCGTTCATCGGGGCGGGGATCGCACATGCCAGCTTCGGAGGCGTGGCCTTGGGGTTCTTCCTCAAGCTCAATCCGGTTCTGACCGCCGTGATTTTCTGCCTGGGGACGGCTTGGGGTATCGGCCTGGTGGCGCGCAAGGGCCGGGTCAAGGAGGACACGGCAGTGGGGATCTTTTTCGCCTCGACGATGGCACTCGGAATTCTCCTGATCGGGCTCATGCACGGATACAACGTCGACCTGTTCGGCTACCTTTTCGGAAGTATCCTGGCTGTCAGCCGGGACGATGTCTGGATCATTCTGGGATTGAGCGGGGTCGTCCTGGGCCTGGTGCTGCTCTTTTTCAAGGAACTGCTGTTCGTGACTTTCGATGCGGAAATGGCGGCTGTGACGGGAGTGCCGGCCGCCAGGATCTACTTCTTGCTGATCAGCCTGATCGCGCTTACCGTGGTGCTGTCGATCAAGGTGGTGGGGATCGTGCTGGTTTCGGCGCTCATGGTGACCCCCGCGGCCGCCGCCTACCAGCTTACGGAGAATTTCCGGCGCATGATGGTCTTGGCGATCGCCATCGGCGTGGGGAGCACACTGGGGGGACTGCTGCTTTCCGATAAGCTCAACACTGCCTCCGGCGCAACGATCGTTCTGCTCGCCACGCTGATCTTCTTTGTCGCTGCGCTCGTCTCCCCGCGACGCTGGCGGCGGCATTACGTCATCCAGGAAGACACATCGTCCCTGCCGGCAGCCCAAACCGGCTCCGACCGCAAAAGGACATCACCTCTGGGCAAACAAGTCTGA
- a CDS encoding metal ABC transporter substrate-binding protein: protein MPGDRVFAAMSLLISLSLGAGGCVNSKGSKMQDTRVPVVASILPLADFARQVGGERVQVEVLVPAGASPHTYDLTPAQLKAVTRARVLVLNGVGLEFWAGKVISAADNPHLTVVTVSEGLKILSGDADEPGGNPHTWLSPVDAMRQAEKIREALVTADPAGAEIYRANADRFQRELRRLDEEIRTAVAGFSSRRFIAFHAAWSYFAADYGLEETAVIERSPGQEPSPAEIAAIVRKAREIKARVIFAEPQFSTKAAEVIAEESGARVLLLNPLGRPPDYRYLDLMRYNLSQISMALR, encoded by the coding sequence ATGCCGGGAGACCGCGTTTTCGCCGCAATGTCGCTGCTGATATCCTTGAGTCTGGGTGCAGGGGGGTGCGTCAATTCGAAAGGCTCCAAAATGCAGGATACCCGGGTGCCGGTGGTTGCCAGCATTTTGCCTCTGGCGGACTTCGCGCGGCAGGTGGGCGGCGAGCGTGTTCAAGTAGAGGTGCTGGTGCCCGCCGGAGCAAGCCCGCACACCTACGATCTCACTCCGGCACAGTTGAAGGCGGTGACGCGCGCCCGCGTTCTCGTGCTGAACGGGGTCGGGCTGGAGTTCTGGGCGGGCAAGGTCATCTCGGCCGCCGACAATCCCCATCTGACGGTCGTTACGGTCAGCGAGGGCTTGAAGATACTTTCCGGCGACGCCGACGAGCCGGGCGGAAATCCGCACACGTGGCTCAGTCCGGTGGACGCGATGCGCCAGGCAGAGAAGATTCGCGAGGCACTGGTGACTGCCGACCCGGCAGGAGCGGAAATCTATCGTGCCAACGCCGACAGGTTCCAGCGCGAGTTGCGCAGGCTTGACGAGGAAATCCGCACAGCCGTGGCCGGATTTTCCAGCCGGCGATTCATAGCTTTTCACGCCGCCTGGTCCTATTTCGCCGCTGATTATGGCCTGGAAGAAACGGCCGTCATCGAACGCAGCCCTGGGCAGGAACCGTCCCCGGCGGAAATCGCCGCCATTGTCCGGAAGGCCAGGGAGATCAAGGCCAGGGTGATCTTCGCAGAACCTCAGTTTTCCACCAAGGCGGCGGAAGTGATTGCCGAAGAATCCGGAGCGCGCGTGTTGCTCTTGAATCCACTCGGGCGGCCGCCCGACTATAGATATCTCGATCTCATGCGCTACAACTTGAGTCAGATCAGCATGGCTTTGCGCTAG
- a CDS encoding DUF4912 domain-containing protein: MESVQLRSMTRKQLVALAKRARIPRYSRMAKIQLIAALASARTSEVTELPANYGRTRLTLMEIEPYWVYAYWEVTPAHRRAVFHRRGTDEASGQWILRFFDITGVESRPEGGHDPFDVLVNLKAGSWYVNLWSGGKSYIADLGLRTARGRFVPLCRSNPIRVPSAGPSPESKPRWLKVEGIFEQVEEVSEPAPIDVPAQSQVEGRRDPPPEAPVASAPPAAAGATEMPGVGPACPPRSCLIPAPQEPLSAGSSFGLGINRSEQRQQPSLPARTPQRRDPVKS; the protein is encoded by the coding sequence ATGGAAAGCGTCCAACTGCGAAGCATGACCCGCAAACAACTCGTCGCTCTGGCAAAGAGAGCCCGCATCCCCAGGTACAGCCGCATGGCAAAAATTCAGCTCATCGCGGCGCTGGCCTCTGCCCGGACGTCGGAAGTAACCGAACTTCCCGCGAATTATGGGCGGACGCGCCTGACTCTGATGGAGATCGAGCCCTATTGGGTTTATGCGTATTGGGAAGTGACGCCGGCGCATCGCCGCGCTGTTTTTCATCGCCGGGGAACGGATGAGGCTTCCGGCCAATGGATCCTGCGTTTTTTCGACATTACCGGCGTCGAATCCCGGCCGGAGGGTGGGCATGACCCGTTTGATGTGCTTGTCAACTTGAAGGCCGGCAGTTGGTACGTCAACCTCTGGTCCGGCGGTAAATCCTATATTGCCGACCTCGGCCTGCGCACCGCCCGAGGCCGCTTCGTTCCCCTCTGCCGCTCCAACCCGATTCGCGTTCCCTCTGCCGGCCCTTCGCCTGAGAGCAAGCCCCGCTGGTTGAAGGTTGAGGGCATTTTCGAACAGGTTGAGGAAGTGTCGGAACCAGCGCCCATTGATGTTCCAGCGCAATCGCAGGTTGAGGGTAGGCGGGATCCTCCTCCGGAAGCGCCGGTGGCGTCTGCGCCGCCTGCTGCCGCGGGTGCCACAGAGATGCCCGGCGTTGGCCCCGCATGCCCCCCTCGATCCTGTCTGATCCCGGCGCCGCAGGAACCTCTTTCAGCAGGCAGCAGCTTCGGACTCGGGATCAACCGCTCGGAGCAACGACAGCAGCCCTCTCTGCCGGCCAGGACACCCCAACGACGAGATCCCGTGAAATCATAA
- a CDS encoding DUF1957 domain-containing protein gives MSLGYLALVLHAHLPFVRHPEHEDFLEEDWLYEAITETYIPLLWVLETLVEDSIEYRLTLSLTPSLVSMLNDDLLRCRYARHLDLLCELAEREVKRTRHLPDFHDTALMYCARFRKARDCYSRRWRMDLVGVFRRLQDLGRLEIITSAATHGYLPLLRVNPMTVRAQILIASQHYRETFGRRPPGIWLPECGFYPGLDQILREAGLRYFFVDAHAIHNAEGRPNWGVYAPVYCSSGTAAFGRDQESAKQVWSSIEGYPGDYDYREFYRDIGYDLELSYVAPYIHKDGIRVNTGIKYYRVTGPTDNKEPYVPRKAQEKAALHAEDFLFKRRRQVEFLHGRMGRKPIVVAPYDAELFGHWWFEGPDWLNVLFRKIAEDRESVRLTQPSEYLAEYPMNQVATPNASSWGYQGFSNVWLNGSNDWIYPHLHAAADRMEEVAEAHPAAEATMRRALNQAARELLLAQSSDWAFIMTRNTVVPYAVHRTKEHLLKFHRLYEMIKLGTPAIEEGWLAELESRDNIFPKLDYAVYRRDYPAPSGKI, from the coding sequence ATGAGTCTTGGGTATCTTGCCCTCGTCCTGCATGCCCATCTACCGTTCGTGCGCCATCCCGAGCATGAGGACTTTCTCGAAGAGGACTGGCTTTACGAAGCGATTACCGAGACCTATATCCCGCTGCTCTGGGTGCTCGAAACCCTCGTGGAAGACAGCATCGAATACCGGCTCACGCTATCGCTGACTCCGTCGCTGGTATCGATGCTCAACGATGACCTCTTGCGCTGCCGCTACGCGCGGCACCTGGACTTGTTGTGTGAATTGGCCGAGCGGGAAGTGAAGCGCACGAGGCACCTGCCTGACTTTCACGACACGGCCCTGATGTATTGCGCCAGATTCCGCAAGGCGCGCGACTGCTATTCCAGGCGCTGGAGGATGGATCTCGTCGGCGTTTTTCGGCGTCTGCAGGACCTGGGCAGGCTCGAGATCATCACCTCGGCAGCGACGCACGGATATTTGCCCCTCCTGCGCGTAAATCCAATGACGGTGCGGGCACAAATCCTGATTGCGTCGCAACATTACCGGGAGACGTTTGGGCGCCGGCCCCCGGGCATCTGGCTGCCCGAGTGTGGATTCTATCCGGGCCTGGACCAGATTCTGAGAGAGGCCGGACTCCGCTACTTCTTCGTTGATGCTCATGCCATTCACAACGCCGAGGGGCGCCCAAATTGGGGCGTGTACGCGCCGGTATACTGCTCGAGCGGCACCGCTGCCTTCGGGCGCGACCAGGAGTCCGCAAAGCAGGTGTGGAGCTCGATCGAGGGGTACCCGGGGGATTACGACTACCGCGAGTTTTATCGGGATATCGGCTATGATCTGGAGTTGAGCTACGTGGCACCCTACATCCACAAGGACGGCATTCGGGTCAACACCGGCATCAAATATTACCGCGTGACCGGACCCACCGACAACAAAGAGCCCTACGTTCCTCGAAAGGCGCAGGAGAAAGCGGCCCTCCACGCGGAGGACTTCCTTTTCAAGCGGCGCCGGCAGGTGGAATTTCTGCACGGCCGGATGGGACGCAAACCGATCGTGGTGGCGCCATATGACGCCGAGTTGTTCGGACACTGGTGGTTTGAGGGGCCCGACTGGCTCAACGTCCTTTTCCGCAAGATCGCAGAAGACCGGGAATCCGTCCGGTTGACCCAGCCTTCCGAGTACCTGGCCGAGTACCCCATGAATCAGGTAGCCACGCCGAATGCGTCGAGCTGGGGTTATCAGGGCTTCAGCAACGTCTGGCTCAACGGTTCGAATGACTGGATCTACCCGCACCTGCATGCGGCGGCGGACCGAATGGAGGAAGTGGCCGAGGCGCATCCGGCAGCGGAGGCCACCATGCGGCGCGCCCTCAATCAGGCCGCACGCGAACTGCTTCTGGCGCAGTCAAGCGATTGGGCCTTCATCATGACCCGCAACACCGTTGTCCCCTACGCTGTGCACCGCACCAAGGAGCACTTGCTCAAGTTTCATCGGCTTTACGAGATGATCAAGCTCGGCACCCCCGCGATAGAGGAAGGCTGGCTGGCCGAGCTCGAGTCTCGCGACAATATCTTCCCGAAACTGGATTATGCGGTGTATCGTCGCGACTACCCCGCACCTTCAGGCAAGATTTGA
- a CDS encoding DNA topoisomerase IV subunit A, producing MPKKTTPASKSPSAANKQVLGAIKSSALDIEKKILARKKPTMKFPVRSLSNVKYHPDRGFFEIAGQKKERTLTVNTVKTFAQTLRMIALSKDLVENDDIATKREAYYVSKNWEDARFSEQPESDTVMDDVEAYFSVNREQLGFIPEEKGGDVAGRLVVLDRDRDTGRVLRIDCTKFGTGAYSIPITVEHLQFETNARFILVIETAGMFQRLVKHNYWKRANCILISMGGVPTRACRRFIRRLADFQKIPVYVFVDGDPYGITNIYRTLKVGSGNAAHLNEFFCVPQAAFLGITPQDIIDYKLPTHPLKDVDIKRARDALKNDPFIRHHKTWVTALEQLLRMGVRAEQQALAKHGLNYVIDNYLPEKLRHPERFLP from the coding sequence ATGCCCAAAAAAACGACGCCGGCATCCAAGTCGCCCAGTGCCGCGAACAAGCAGGTGTTAGGCGCCATCAAGAGTTCGGCGCTGGATATCGAAAAAAAAATACTGGCTCGCAAGAAGCCGACCATGAAGTTTCCCGTGCGGTCATTGAGCAATGTCAAGTACCACCCTGACAGGGGATTTTTCGAGATCGCAGGTCAGAAGAAGGAGCGTACCCTGACCGTCAATACCGTCAAGACCTTCGCCCAGACGCTGCGCATGATCGCGCTCTCGAAAGATCTGGTGGAGAACGACGACATCGCGACCAAGCGGGAGGCGTATTACGTTTCCAAGAACTGGGAGGACGCGCGCTTCAGCGAGCAGCCGGAGTCCGACACCGTGATGGATGATGTGGAGGCCTACTTTTCGGTCAACCGTGAACAGCTGGGTTTCATCCCGGAAGAAAAGGGGGGTGACGTCGCGGGCCGCCTGGTCGTTCTCGACCGTGACCGTGACACGGGCAGAGTTCTGCGCATCGACTGCACCAAATTCGGCACCGGCGCCTACAGCATTCCGATCACCGTCGAGCATCTCCAGTTCGAGACCAACGCCCGCTTCATCCTGGTCATAGAAACGGCGGGGATGTTTCAACGCCTGGTCAAGCACAACTACTGGAAGAGGGCGAACTGCATTTTGATCAGCATGGGCGGAGTCCCAACCCGGGCGTGCCGGCGATTCATCCGCAGGCTCGCGGATTTTCAGAAAATCCCGGTGTACGTCTTTGTCGATGGCGACCCTTATGGGATCACAAATATCTATCGGACACTCAAAGTGGGATCGGGAAATGCCGCCCACCTGAACGAGTTCTTTTGCGTTCCCCAGGCCGCATTTCTCGGGATCACGCCGCAGGACATCATCGACTACAAGCTGCCGACCCACCCGCTCAAGGATGTCGACATCAAACGCGCCCGTGATGCGCTCAAAAATGATCCGTTCATCCGGCATCACAAGACTTGGGTCACGGCGCTGGAGCAGCTCCTGCGCATGGGGGTGCGTGCCGAGCAGCAGGCTCTGGCTAAGCATGGTTTGAACTATGTCATCGACAACTATCTCCCGGAGAAGTTGCGCCACCCTGAAAGGTTTCTCCCGTGA
- a CDS encoding alanine dehydrogenase, with translation MIIGVPRETHRHEHRVGLTPLAVARLIQQGQTVLVEKEAGLTAHFSDREYQKVGAQIVYDAMEVYKRADLICRVSVLTPQELDLLKTGAIVCGFLHLAVATREMASRLMDLKATLIGYEIIRDADGDLPVLVPFSEMAGQMAVHIAAHFLQNEVGGRGVLIGNVTGVPPATVLVLGAGTVGSTAARQALASGAHVIILDADLAKLRALNRELGGLAVTVMGGLDRLEKYTSIADVVIGAVLIPGARAPFVVTEEMVKAMKPGSVIIDASIDQGGCVETSRPTTLDRPTFVTHSVVHYCVPNMTANIARTASRALANAAIPYIIELSEKGLESVLRDDPGLAAGVYMYKGKMVNEGAGSTLGIKTTPLLELF, from the coding sequence ATGATTATTGGTGTGCCCAGAGAAACGCACCGCCACGAGCACCGTGTTGGGCTCACTCCCCTGGCCGTGGCCCGCTTGATCCAGCAGGGCCAGACGGTTCTGGTCGAGAAGGAAGCCGGACTGACAGCCCATTTTTCGGATCGGGAATATCAAAAGGTAGGTGCCCAGATCGTCTATGACGCCATGGAAGTCTACAAGCGTGCCGACCTCATCTGCCGGGTCAGCGTACTCACACCCCAGGAACTGGACCTGCTGAAAACGGGAGCGATCGTTTGCGGATTCCTGCATCTGGCGGTCGCCACGCGGGAGATGGCGTCGCGGCTGATGGATCTTAAGGCTACCCTGATCGGCTATGAAATCATCCGTGATGCCGACGGCGATCTTCCGGTTCTGGTCCCTTTCAGCGAAATGGCGGGACAGATGGCGGTCCACATCGCGGCACACTTCCTGCAGAATGAGGTGGGCGGCCGCGGCGTCCTTATCGGCAACGTTACCGGCGTGCCGCCGGCCACGGTCCTCGTCCTGGGAGCGGGCACGGTCGGGAGCACCGCAGCGCGCCAGGCGCTGGCCAGCGGGGCGCATGTGATCATCCTCGATGCCGACCTGGCCAAACTGCGGGCTCTGAACCGGGAGCTTGGAGGGCTGGCGGTCACGGTGATGGGAGGGCTAGACCGTCTGGAGAAGTACACCTCGATCGCCGATGTCGTGATTGGGGCCGTGCTCATTCCCGGGGCGCGTGCGCCTTTTGTGGTCACCGAGGAGATGGTCAAGGCGATGAAGCCCGGCAGCGTGATCATCGACGCCTCCATCGATCAGGGCGGTTGCGTGGAAACCAGCCGGCCGACGACACTGGATCGTCCCACGTTCGTCACCCACAGCGTGGTGCATTACTGTGTTCCCAACATGACCGCCAACATCGCCCGCACCGCCTCGCGTGCGCTTGCGAATGCGGCGATTCCATACATAATTGAACTCTCCGAAAAAGGGCTCGAGAGCGTGCTGCGGGATGATCCCGGACTGGCTGCGGGCGTGTACATGTACAAGGGCAAGATGGTGAACGAAGGGGCAGGTTCTACCCTGGGCATCAAAACCACGCCGCTGCTCGAGCTGTTTTGA
- a CDS encoding 4-hydroxybutyrate CoA-transferase: MNWLDDYKSKLKSPADAVQMIKCGHRVYYGGNAAIPKALVRALAERREELQDVQLNHVLLLGQDPLSAENMKGHFRHNSLFVGPADREAVNDGRADYLPIFLHQIPRLFRDGIVPLDVTMVQTSPPDEHGFMSLGVETLASKAACQMAKTVIVQVNEKMPRILGDSFIHINRVNAIVEHTEPLPTLQVKPSSDVEKAIAGHIIPLIRPASTVQMGIGGIPDAVYESMDGNLELGVHTEMISDRAMRAIQRGVVTGNQKTLHQGKVVITFALGSEELYSFLNNNPLIESHPVEHVNDPFIISQNDNMVAINSAIEIDLTGQVCSDSVGPYIYSGFGGQVDFIRGAARSKGGRPIIALPATAKGGEMSRIAPFLKQGAGVVTSRADVHYVVTEYGVANLFGKNLRERAEALISIAHPRFQDELERAAKERKLLP, encoded by the coding sequence ATGAACTGGTTGGACGACTACAAATCCAAGTTGAAGAGCCCGGCAGATGCCGTCCAAATGATCAAGTGCGGCCACCGGGTTTACTATGGAGGGAATGCGGCCATTCCCAAAGCTCTGGTGCGGGCGCTGGCGGAGCGCCGCGAAGAACTTCAGGACGTGCAACTCAATCACGTTCTGCTGCTCGGGCAAGACCCGCTGTCGGCCGAAAACATGAAGGGGCATTTCCGGCACAATTCGCTCTTCGTGGGACCTGCCGACCGCGAGGCGGTGAATGATGGGAGGGCCGACTACCTGCCGATCTTTCTGCACCAGATTCCACGCCTCTTCCGCGACGGCATCGTGCCCCTGGACGTAACCATGGTGCAGACTTCGCCCCCGGACGAACATGGCTTCATGAGCCTGGGCGTGGAGACTCTGGCTTCGAAAGCCGCCTGCCAGATGGCCAAAACCGTGATCGTTCAGGTGAACGAGAAGATGCCCCGGATCCTGGGCGACTCGTTCATCCATATAAACCGGGTCAACGCCATCGTCGAGCACACTGAACCGCTGCCGACCTTGCAAGTCAAGCCGTCCTCCGACGTCGAGAAGGCCATCGCCGGGCACATTATCCCCCTCATCCGGCCGGCCTCGACGGTCCAAATGGGAATCGGCGGGATACCCGATGCGGTGTACGAGTCCATGGACGGCAATCTGGAATTGGGCGTCCACACGGAGATGATTTCCGATCGCGCCATGCGCGCCATCCAGCGCGGCGTGGTGACCGGGAATCAGAAGACGCTCCATCAAGGCAAGGTGGTCATCACCTTTGCGCTCGGAAGCGAAGAATTGTACAGTTTCCTGAACAACAACCCGCTCATCGAGTCTCACCCCGTCGAGCATGTCAACGATCCTTTCATCATCAGCCAGAATGACAACATGGTGGCGATCAACTCTGCCATCGAGATCGACCTTACCGGACAGGTGTGCTCGGATTCGGTTGGGCCCTACATCTATTCCGGATTCGGCGGACAGGTGGATTTCATCCGCGGGGCTGCACGTTCCAAGGGCGGCCGGCCCATCATCGCGCTTCCTGCCACAGCCAAGGGTGGGGAAATGTCGCGCATTGCTCCCTTCCTCAAGCAGGGCGCGGGTGTGGTTACGAGCCGCGCAGACGTGCACTATGTGGTCACCGAATACGGGGTTGCGAATCTCTTCGGCAAAAACCTGCGGGAGAGGGCCGAGGCGCTGATCAGCATCGCCCATCCCAGATTCCAGGATGAACTCGAAAGGGCCGCGAAGGAAAGGAAACTCCTGCCATAG
- the gpmA gene encoding 2,3-diphosphoglycerate-dependent phosphoglycerate mutase — MKTIVLLRHGESTWNRENRFTGWTDVGLSEKGMEEALEAGRVLTREGFTFDVAYTSVLKRAVKTLWIVLEEMDLMWIPVYRSWRLNERHYGALQGLNKAQVAARHGEAQTKLWRRSYHVRPPALTPDDERFPGRDRRYAGLTPDQLPLTECLEDTVTRFLPYWEETIAPAVRRGDRTLIAAHGNSLRALVKHLDGVSDEAIVDLNIPTGIPLVYELNDDLTPIRSRYLGDEAAIKEATQKVANQLKG, encoded by the coding sequence ATGAAAACGATTGTACTGCTCAGGCACGGCGAGAGCACCTGGAACCGGGAGAATCGGTTTACCGGATGGACAGATGTCGGCCTCAGTGAAAAAGGAATGGAGGAAGCGCTCGAGGCTGGTCGTGTGCTGACTCGTGAGGGATTTACCTTCGACGTGGCCTATACCTCGGTGCTCAAGCGTGCCGTCAAGACGCTCTGGATCGTGCTCGAGGAGATGGACCTGATGTGGATCCCGGTCTACCGCAGTTGGCGCCTGAACGAGCGCCATTACGGAGCGCTTCAGGGTCTCAACAAGGCCCAAGTTGCAGCCCGGCATGGGGAGGCGCAGACCAAGCTCTGGCGCCGAAGTTACCACGTGCGGCCTCCCGCCCTGACTCCTGACGACGAGCGTTTTCCGGGCAGAGACCGGCGCTATGCCGGCCTGACGCCGGACCAACTCCCGCTCACGGAATGCCTCGAGGACACAGTGACCCGTTTTCTGCCCTATTGGGAAGAGACGATTGCGCCGGCCGTCCGCCGGGGCGACCGCACATTGATTGCGGCGCATGGCAACAGCCTGCGCGCGCTCGTCAAGCATCTCGACGGCGTTTCTGATGAGGCGATCGTGGATCTCAACATTCCCACCGGGATCCCGCTCGTCTACGAGTTGAACGACGATCTCACTCCCATTCGGAGCCGTTACCTGGGAGATGAGGCCGCCATCAAAGAGGCGACTCAGAAAGTTGCGAACCAGTTGAAAGGGTAG
- a CDS encoding response regulator transcription factor, whose amino-acid sequence MTRTSILLADDHTLVLEGLKKLLAPEFELVGMVKDGRALLAAAGKLMPDVVLLDISMPLLNGLEAARQLKKMLPDVQIVFLTMHSEKVYVTEAFRAGASGYLLKSSAASELVFAIREVVKGRFYVTPLVAKDVLCTLLDQPRRPHPAARPGSAENLTSRQREVLQLVAEGCANKEIAEIMKISIKTVEFHKSAIMQKLGLHGTAELTKYALKHGIAGETE is encoded by the coding sequence ATGACACGCACCAGCATCCTGCTGGCTGACGACCACACTTTGGTGCTGGAGGGATTGAAGAAGCTCCTCGCGCCGGAGTTTGAACTGGTCGGAATGGTTAAGGATGGCCGCGCCCTGTTGGCTGCCGCCGGCAAGCTGATGCCCGATGTAGTACTTTTGGACATTTCGATGCCCCTGCTGAATGGCTTGGAGGCGGCCCGCCAACTGAAGAAGATGCTGCCGGATGTACAGATTGTTTTCCTGACCATGCACTCGGAAAAAGTCTACGTTACCGAAGCGTTCCGCGCCGGCGCTTCCGGATACCTGCTGAAGAGCTCGGCGGCTTCGGAACTCGTGTTTGCCATCCGGGAAGTGGTAAAGGGGCGATTCTACGTGACTCCCCTTGTTGCCAAAGACGTGCTATGCACTCTTCTGGATCAGCCCCGGAGACCGCACCCGGCTGCGCGCCCGGGCTCTGCCGAAAATCTGACTTCGCGCCAGCGCGAGGTGCTGCAGCTGGTTGCCGAGGGGTGTGCCAACAAAGAGATCGCCGAAATCATGAAGATCTCCATCAAAACCGTAGAGTTCCACAAGTCGGCAATTATGCAGAAGCTTGGGCTGCACGGCACGGCCGAACTGACCAAGTACGCGCTCAAGCACGGCATTGCCGGCGAAACCGAGTAG